The Nomia melanderi isolate GNS246 chromosome 4, iyNomMela1, whole genome shotgun sequence genome segment TTAAACgtaaaacaaaaattccttCGAAAATGAGACTGAAAGAGTTAAAAACACTTTTCAAAGTTAAAGTCGAAGAGGCAGAAGGCTCTTGTCAGGAGTTACCGGGGCCGACGCGAAAGTTCATCGAAAGACGACGCGTCCGGCGGTCCGGAAGCGGCGATCACGATCGCAGATCACGATCGCGGGACGCGCGCGGGATCGAGAAAAGGCACGCTCGGCGTTTCAGACGAAGTTCGGTCGGCCGTATGTCTCGACGAAAAGCGATAAGGATAGGAGGGACGGGGCGCGGGGGGAACCCACTTTGGAGAACCGGCGTCGCTTCCCTCCCCACCCCCGCCCCGTTGCCCTGACATTTCCAAGACTTTCTACTTCTACGGGGGTTCACCGACCCCGGCGTGTTCTCTGTCGCTACGATCTCCCGGGAGATCGTGGCTCTCGCGGCGATCGCGACATTTTCCGCGGCAAATCCCACCGCGCGACGAGAGCCTGCCCTTTTTATTCAAATGTCAGAaactgccgccgccgccacgaTTGTCCTTTGGATCCTTCGCTTCGATCGGAGATCGTTCGCTTCGTTGAGTTTCATAAAGATCGGAGATACTCCGCGGCATTCTTGATCGTTCTCTGTTCTAAATTGTTAGAAGTTCGCGTCGGAGAAGGGATCGTCGAGGAAAATCGAGCGTACAGGTGGCTTTATTCGAGGATTTTCTGTTGTTTAGTTGTATGATCTCCTATTTTGTGGTGATGGGTATTTTAACGTTTAATATTcgtgttttgaaattttagtcGATTTAGAGAAGGTGGTTTTTAGAGCTTGTTTCTGGGATTTAAACAAATCAGATTTGTTTTCTTAGTTACGATTTAATATGTTTCTGTGATTTAGAAGACGATTGATCGAAGCTGATCGTATTAACTTTCTTGATATCTTACTCTTGATTTTATGTTCGTATACTGTCAGGGAAACCGGTTCTGTGCACGTTCAtccaagaaaaagaaagaatctaATGCCTTTCGAAATGGAAGGAACAAATTATCGGCGTCTGGTCCAGAAACTTTTTCTTCAGGAGCGTAGAAAGGCGCGAAGGATATTGATTATGCGGTCATGTTAGAGATCGTGCTCGTGAATCGAGAGTCGTTTATGTAATCGTGGGTAGAAAGTACGTAATTGTCGACTGCGGGGATAGGGAAATGGGACGTTCGCGTCTTTCCTGTGAACGATTAATTCCCTTCGAGAATTAATTCTTCGGGAATTAATTTAACACTGTATAGAATGAAGATGATTAATATTACTCTGTTGTGCATCTTCTGATGGTGTTTATTGGTTTCAGGCACACAAGTGAGAGCTCAAGATGACGAGGGCGCCGACGGAATCGACGCGAACGCTGAAGAACTGTGTCAGGACCGGCCAGGGGATGAATACTTCCGGTTGAACACTGAGGGTGACTGTCGCGATGTCGTAAGGTAAATTTTAGACCATTAGCTTCTATTCTCAGCCCTTCTTTTAATCCCTAGTGTTGGATGATCGAGTCGAAATCGCTTGATGAAGATTTTGAGTTAataaactttggaactttggaacttcgtaattttttaagtttgtaactttgtaactttatagctttgtaattttgtaattttgtatacttgaaactttgaaacgttgaaacgttgaaactttgaaactttgaaactttgaaactttgtagctttgtaactttgaaactttataattttgtaagtttgtaactttgaaactttgtaactttgtaaCTTCGTAACTTCGCAAATTCAGAACTTCGTTACTTAACAACGTTGCAACTCcgtaatttcttcaatttataaTGACCACGCCAAACAAGCGCCCTATTCATTAACTAATCTTCAAAATAGTATTTAGCAAATTTCACATATTTTCCAgcgaaaattattaaattttctcaaATATCAGGACAGTACACGCACGTTAAAGAAACGATAGTTCTCAATATCATCATTCCAACTGGTTAACTCTTAGAATCTCTCTTTCCGCTGTAACCCAAATACCGTTTCCCGATCAACGAGCAATCGGCTCGCggtgaaagggttaaaagaaggGTCGCAAGAAGTCCGAGCCGATTCAGGCCGCGATCGTGTCGCGCCGCGGTAAAAGTAACCCTGAAGGACGTCGTTGGAGAATGAGAAACGCGCGAGTTAACGGTAAAGCCGCGGTCCGACGAGCGAGTCAGGAATTAAAATGGCGAATTCCTCCGGTTCCTCGCCGATCGAATTCCGCGTCCGAAGGTTCAAGGCGAGCCTGATACCGGATACAGGACTCGCCTTCCAGCTTTAATGGCGGCAGACCTGTGCTATCCTGACTCACTCGGATGGATAGAGCGTGTATTTCCGTCATCAAGGACGCGCCGACGAAAATATCCTACGAACAAGAACAACTCTCGACGATCCTTGCCGGCGATCCTTCGGTACGCTGCTCGGAATCACCGAGAATGGATCTGCTTCGTCGAAGTATTTTAATTCGAATGTTGCTAACTTCTAATTTGAATTCTTGATCGGGGACATAGAGTTTCTAGTTTATGCTTCAGTTGAGTATTGATCTCTGTGTGAAGCAGTCAAGTAATTGTTTATTTCGAGCAAGGAATtgctatataattttgatatatattCTAGCATAATTGATAGTTTTATCCTActgaatacatttcaaatagataTTTCTAATTATAGACAACTATTCATTCAATTTATCTCAATTTCCCCACTTCCTTCTGTGCAATTCAACTTCGTAACCTCTGGTAATCTCAAATTAAAAGACAGATAGTAACTCTTGAAACGTTCCATTAAGTTCGTTAAATTCACGAAAATACAAGAATGGCAGAACAAAAAAGACCAGCCTTGAACAACATTCGAATCGCTCTGAGGGAGCACCTTGAAAGTTAACAAGGCCGCCGGGCCACCTTGAAAAACGAGCGAACCGTCGCGAAACGGGCGGAGAGGAGTGGAGGAAAGGGGAACAGGCAGGAAAGACAAAAACCGTGCGTGAAATTGACCACAGATGCGACAAAGCCACCGAGATCGGCGTGACCAGGTTGGCGACGGTGCGTTGCCCGACCGGGCTGGCGTTCGACATCGAGAGGCAGACCTGCGACTGGAAGACGAACGTGAAGAACTGCGAGCAGCTCGAGAGTAAGCACGAACACGTCCGACCGCATTGACTAAAGAACGCCCCGTTTTTCTTTCTGTTCCGGCTCGAACAGGTGCACGAAGTCCGGCCTGAAGCAAATCACGTGCCCCAGCGGACTGGCCTTTGACTTGGACAAACAGACCTGCGACTGGAAGGGCAAAGTCACCAACTGTGACAAGCTCGAGAGTAAGTCGAGATGCAACGACCAGGCCGAACCGGGCGAACGATCTCCGTTACCGGCGCTCTGTTCCTCGTAAATCTGCGTTTATCGCCTGTCCTCCCAGAATTGACCGTGATTTAAGAGCGACTACCGTTTGAGAGATTATATATCGATATAAACAGTTTGCAAAGGCTtttgaccagttaactgtggaacttagttggagaaacctctcgttctgcgaaataaagtcgaaaaatggagcgtgtactcgtcgaacgcaggacgaatgcacgtagagcatattttaatgaaagatcgaagcgaatcaaagaattacgtgtttatgtgaaaaacatAATAcacgtcaaacacagttaactggttaacgagtTGTTTTTGAGTTGAATTCTTAAAATCGTGAGAGATAGTTGAATTATGTAGTTccttttagaatttttctgtctGATATCTTTATTTTCAGTGTATTATCTCAATTTCTTCACGATTTGtccatttgttttgtttttatttggatTGAGTATTCGTGTTTATTTGGATTTTAGGAGACGTTTTGGAAATTTttgattgaatgatttagtttTCTGAGAGATTGAAGGAGTTTGCAGAGGTACAGGTTTTACGAACGCATTTACTGGGAAGAAGCGCTGTTGCCCGGGCATTGTCGCTGCATTTTCAATTCGAGGATGCAGCGAAATGTCGCGGGGAAGATGGAGGAGCCCGGTTCCTTCGTAGACTCGCAACGTAGCTCGCACCATTCGTAATTCTACTAACGCACGATTGTCCTGATGTATTTATTTGAACTCATCCTACGCTCTCGTCTCCTCGTCTCGCCCCGATACCGTCGACGTTTACGCACTTGTAGCTTGTCGACGAATTTGATAGTCAGTACAGTAAAATTTCGTCGATGAAGTTCGGTAAAATCTCTGTTTTACTTGGATCTACACGAACGAAGCTTAAAAACATCCGTGTGATTTCAATTTCTGTGTATTAATCGATGAAAATTGTATACCTACGCGAACATATGCAGCTGTTAGATATTTCAATTGGCTTTCTTCGTCAGAATAATGATTTCCTTAATGAACTACATTTTATACGCTGTATTCGACAGTTCCTGAATTGTTTTCGATACGTGTAATCCAATTTCCTGTACTGACTTCGCGGCGTTCTCTCTTTTTTACGTCGTACCTCGCTGCAAGAAGGTTACGCGACCGCCGTAAAAATGGCCGCCGCACGCGCGACTCGAGCGTAAAGTGAAAATCTGCCGACGTTGCGtgttcataattattcgaacgaacGGCTCGTACGAGCAGTAGCTCAATTACAGCTTTCTAGATTTCCTAATTAACAAGCTTACTCTCGGAAGATAAATATGCTTCTTCTTTCCTGAatctttttgtatttatttaagcaAGGTGAAAACCTTTGATGCGGTCAACTCCGCCATTTCGACATAAAATACTTGCTCCCTTCTCTTCAGTAATCTGATTAAATTCTCGATTAATGTTTAATTCTTAcatcgaaatattcaatattaaagacACTAACGAAAATTAATCTATAGCAAAAATTCTTCATCCTACTCGTTCGATTCTTTATAACTTCATTCTCCATGTTCAAAATTCTACTTTCTAAAGGTTAAACCTTAAAGCTTCTTTATTAATCTCCTTACATTTCCAcaactgaaaaattaaaaagttatacttataattaaaaataccgTTTCTACATCAATTTCTCAACGTATCAAGTCACGAGGATTTTACCTACTCCCttcaattaaaagaaactgTTGAAAAGTCGAACAATTCGATTTCGGTGATAGAATTTACGGTTCTGGTTCGAATAACTCTGAACAACCGTCGCGCACGGCGCGAGTCACTTTCGAGAGACGCTGTAACCTCCGGTCCGGCCACTTTCGATTCGCCGGTCGGAAaggactggtttcgattttgaGCGAAAGTGTGCACGGCCGAGCGCGGGGCACGGAGACGAGAAGCTCTCGAGCGGTCGCTCTCGAATTATTCTAACCCAGTTTCGAAGCCACCCACCTCTTCCTGCTGCCCGGCTAGCTCTCGGTGTTCCATCGACTCACCTTGCTCGACTAACAACCGTGAAAATGTGAACACACGCACTCACCGCTGCGATCCGTGGAAAACCGCTTCGTCGATCCGTTGTATCGCTTGCTTGACTCTCGAACGATCGCGTGCCGACGTCGACTCGGAGAACACATCGTGAATTCATGGAGCAACGGGatacttttatatttcacgAATAAATTTCAAGCTGAGAACTTGATTTTCCAACGTTCTAGCCAGCAACAGTTCGAAGATCTCGATTCTGAAATGTGAAGGGATCACGTTTACGCAACTGTTTCCGCGGAATTCGCACTTTTTCGCGGACTTTCGAGGTTCCATATGTGACCGCTAGTATTCTCTTCAATATCATTACTGCAACGCGTCTTCGATTCGATAGAGTAGAGTTTCATATCTGAAAAATCGGCAATCCACTAAGAAAGCTACGAACATCGATTATACTTCCTTATATCAGTCGAATCAAAAAGAAACCTAAATTTTAACCGAGTCGATCAACAGTTTTTCTGCATAACTCAGTGCACACGAAAAAAACAATCCCAACAAGACCAAGGAAAACACCGTAGAAAAAGTCCGTAGAATTTACGAAATCCCCGTGTCGCAACGAGCGCGCCGCGTTTTACCCCTTTTTTTCTCGAGCGAGAAAAACCCGCCGGCTCTCGAAAGTATCGTAACGTTCGGCCGTTTTTCGCTTCGGCAACGAACAAAAGGAAAAGTATATACGTGCGTCGTAAATATTGCTCCACACGGTGTTCACGCCGGTCGTTCTCTCGTAATCGACGCTGGCACGCAATCGCTGTTTAGCTTTACAATAAAATCCGCTCACACCTGTACAGATTATTGAATACACGcccacacacacacgtacacggaCACACACGCGTACGTCCATACGGAGGCACGCATACGCGGGCATAATACGCgtgtaaaattcttttctcctCGCTCCAGGTACGAGGTAGCACGTTCTCGATCGCTGATCTtgctccttttttttctctttttcttcttcttcttccacctcttcttcttcatctttttctctctttcattttACAATCTCCGCCTCTGTCCCATCTGTTCTCTTCGCTGTTCGCTGTCTCTCTTCCGCCGCATCTAGATCGGTTTCGCTTCGACGATCTGGCCTCCTTTACACTCCGAGCTCCCTTCGTTGCCTCGGTCGAGGCTCGTTCGCTTTTGCCGCGAGTAGTGCGGCGCGATCGATCATTAATCTTTCTCACCGACTAtctctttcctcctttttcattctgtttctgtttccctTTCCCTCCGCCTCCGTCCTTTCTCACCGTCTTTATTCCACTCGCTCCCGCTGTCTCTACGTATTCCAATTTTCATCTCGTCCTCGCAGCCATCATCCAGCCGGCCCGTCACAGGCTTTTCTCATCACTTCTCTCAtcacttctctctttctcttctgtcGGGACCTCTTTCTCACGCCTAGACGAAGAGACTCGTCTATTTCAGACGTTCACTCGTTCGCGTCTCGATTCAATTGCTCCAATTTGCTCGATGCGTAATGAAAGCGTTCCGCTGTAAATATTCCTCGGTAAATCTTGCGCGTTGTTACTGTAGAACTACTAGTTTGCTTACATTGTTCTTTGGTACATTATTTTCACTTAATTGGAAAGTTTTCGAAAATCCGAAGCACCTGCCATTTTGAACACGAGTAGAAGATTAGTGACCTACTTTACCGATAGTCGATAGTTGCacctccattttgtgtattccgTTTATAAAGATGAAAGTTCAAAACTTAAAACGACAAAAAGAACGAGATTCTCGTCTAAACGAATTAATGCACACAACGACGTTTAATTGtgtttactaataattaataaacaatgaaaaatcggAGCAGTTGAGTCCTGTCCATCCACTCTCTACGCAATCGGACCCAAACGTTTTCTGTTCTTTAAAAAACGGAGGAGAATCCGTGTCTCTCGAATTCTTTCGCTATCTGTTCTCGCCTCCAGCCAGTGTTCGTCGCTATCATTTACCAAATCGCCTAAATACTGCCACGCGTTCGCCTGCGTGCGAATCGTTGCGAGCCCACGAAGAGCCGATCGATCGCACGATCTCGAGGATACAAGTTTCCCTTTCATCGAATTCCGAGTCGTTCTTCGGAAGAAGAAATCTCGAATTCTCGCTCCTATCGCTGGATCGTTCAGCATCTTCCCGTCGCAAGCTGCCAAGCAACAAAGCCAAATTCGTCTCTGAACGAAAGGAAAACGGGAATCGTCGAGCAGACAAACATGTTTCTGGGGCAGTGGCGTAGGAACAGTTGAATCACTCGATGTATACATAACGCCAGGTTGACGAAAGAAGTCACACGTGTATATATAAAGGTTTGCGTGTACATATTAGATGACACAGCCGGTCGACGACAGATTGTAATTCTCCCCAGGAAACGTAATTAGTTTGATTACTAAGTATTTGAGTTGAATGGTACCGTAGCTTTGGACTTGGGTAAACATTAATTCAGCACGACcacgattttaaccctttgacaaTGCTGCAGAAATCTTTGATTCCGAACGTTGATCGTCGTGATCATATTAATTGGCGTTGTGATTGTTCTCTACAAGGACTGTCcgttgcaaagggttaacaacgttGTGTTTGAGACGAGTCTCGTGATTggtataaattattatgaattcCTTGGAAATTAAAAGAAGCGAACAGTCAGATAAACAtattaattcttaatatttcaaagaaaattgtcataattatttttgaaaattccttTTCTTAATACTTAAcacttatataaattaaacatcggCATTtcaattttgagaaataaaaaaacaattgatattttagaatattcattTGTCTCTTTACTCTGTTCtatttttatcgtttaattatttttatcccGGTCGCGTGGCTCGTCCTTCGATCCAGGTAGATTGTGGTTCCTGCGCCGCTGTGTAATCTCTGTATATAAATTGGGGAGAAATGAAAGTAGAACTACGACACCCTGCGGTAAACGTCAAACGGACCAGTAGTAACGATGTGGTTGGTGTATCGAGGTCGCGGGAACCGGCCCGCTAACGAGTATTACGTTTGCAGAGCCACGTAAGGTCTTGCCCATCCTGAGGACCGACGAACCGGTCTGCCCCGAGGGGAAATTGTCGTGCGGTAACGGCGAGTGCGTCGACAAGGAGCTCTTCTGCAACGGTAAACCGGACTGCAAGGACGAATCCGATGAGAATGCCTGCAGTAAGTACTACTACCATCGAATCGATACCCAAGAAGATCCAAGACTCCTAAAGTCCTCATAATTATAACACTTAAGGATATCGGAGTTCAATGATTCGATGATTTAAGAATTTAGGAACCGAAGGATCTCAGTCTTAAAGAATTGAAGTTCTAAAAGTTCAACGCCTTTATAATCTAATATCTCAATGATCGAAGAATTCTATGGTTGAAAGCCTCCAAggtttaacaattttatactcCAGTATCTCAAAGGTCTAAGAATTCTATGGTTCAAAGTCTCCAAAGTTTAAGAATTTTATACTCCAGTATCTCAAAGGTCTAAGAATTCTATGGTTCAAAGTCTCCAAGGTTTAAAAATACTATACTCCGATATCTCAAAGGTCCAAGAATTCTAAGCTCCAGAGTCTCAAAGATTCGTTACTTCTACAGTCCACAGTCTCAAAACTCTAAGATACTATAATCTAATATCTCAATGATCCAAGAATTCTATGGTTCACAGCCTCCAAGGTTTAACAATTCTATGCTCCAGTATCTCAAAGGTCCAATTCTAAGGTCCAGAGTCTCAAAGATTCGTTACTTCTACAGTCCATAGTCTCAAAACTCTAAAACGTTATAACCCAACATCTCAAAACTTAAATTCTACACTCCAGTATCTGAAGAATCCAAAAATTCTAAGGTTCACAGTCTCAAAGGCCTGAAACTTCAACAGTCTGGAGTCCCAAAACTCTAAGACGCTATAATCCAACATCTCAAAACTTAAATTCTACAGTCCAGTATCTGAAGAATCCAAAAATCCCAAGGTTCACAGTCCCTAACTCCTAAAACTTGTACAGTCCAGAGTCTCAAGAGTCTACCATCTGAAAACTTAAAAAATCCTGTAGTCCCAAGCCAAAAAGGTCCAAAAATCCCGCAGTGAAACCCAAATCGGCACTGCCGAATGACCCGAAACTGACCAGCATCTCCCATTTCAGCCGTGGAAACCGATCCGAACCGCGCGCCGGACTGCGACCCGACTCAGTGTGTCCTGCCGGACTGCTACTGTTCGGCGGACGGCACGAGAATCCCGGGCAACATCGAGCCCAGCCAGGTGCCGCAGATGATCACGATCACCTTCAACGGTGCGGTGAACGTGGACAACATCGACCTGTACGAGGAAGTGTTCAACGGGCAACGTCAGAACCCTAACGGCTGCCAGATCCGAGGCACCTTCTTCGTGTCGCACAAGTACACGAACTACTCGGCCGTGCAAGATCTGCACCGCAGAGGCCACGAGATCGCGGTGTTCTCCTTGACCCACAAAGACGACCCGCAGTACTGGACCCAGGGCACCTACGATGACTGGCTGGCCGAGATGGCCGGCGCCAGGCTGATCGTCGAGAGATTCGCCAACATCACCGACGGCTCGATCATCGGGATGAGGGCTCCTTACCTGCGAGTAGGGGGCAACAAGCAGTTCGAGATGATGGCCGACCAATTCTTCGTCTACGACGCCTCCATCACCGCCTCGCTGGGCCGCGTCCCGATTTGGCCTTACACTCTGTACTTCAGGATGCCGCACAAGTGCAACGGCAACGGCGGCAACTGCCCGTCCAGGTCGCACCCCGTCTGGGAGATGGTGATGAACGAACTCGACCGAAGAGACGACCCCACGTTCGACGAGTCGCTGCCCGGTTGCCACATGGTCGACTCCTGCTCCAACATCCAGACCGGCGAACAGTTCGCCAGGCTGCTCAGGCATAACTTCAACAGGCACTTCA includes the following:
- the verm gene encoding LDLa and CE4_CDA_like_1 domain-containing protein vermiform isoform X1, whose protein sequence is MSPKFLFLLGSLFLFAGTQVRAQDDEGADGIDANAEELCQDRPGDEYFRLNTEGDCRDVVRCDKATEIGVTRLATVRCPTGLAFDIERQTCDWKTNVKNCEQLEKPRKVLPILRTDEPVCPEGKLSCGNGECVDKELFCNGKPDCKDESDENACTVETDPNRAPDCDPTQCVLPDCYCSADGTRIPGNIEPSQVPQMITITFNGAVNVDNIDLYEEVFNGQRQNPNGCQIRGTFFVSHKYTNYSAVQDLHRRGHEIAVFSLTHKDDPQYWTQGTYDDWLAEMAGARLIVERFANITDGSIIGMRAPYLRVGGNKQFEMMADQFFVYDASITASLGRVPIWPYTLYFRMPHKCNGNGGNCPSRSHPVWEMVMNELDRRDDPTFDESLPGCHMVDSCSNIQTGEQFARLLRHNFNRHFNSNRAPLGLHFHASWLKSKKEYREELIKFIEEMLARSDVYFVTMVQVIKWMQTPTELSALRDFQDWKETCDEKGQPYCSLPNACPLTTRELPGETLRLFTCMECPNYYPWLLDPTGDGFTANK
- the verm gene encoding LDLa and CE4_CDA_like_1 domain-containing protein vermiform isoform X2, whose product is MSPKFLFLLGSLFLFAGTQVRAQDDEGADGIDANAEELCQDRPGDEYFRLNTEGDCRDVVRCTKSGLKQITCPSGLAFDLDKQTCDWKGKVTNCDKLEKPRKVLPILRTDEPVCPEGKLSCGNGECVDKELFCNGKPDCKDESDENACTVETDPNRAPDCDPTQCVLPDCYCSADGTRIPGNIEPSQVPQMITITFNGAVNVDNIDLYEEVFNGQRQNPNGCQIRGTFFVSHKYTNYSAVQDLHRRGHEIAVFSLTHKDDPQYWTQGTYDDWLAEMAGARLIVERFANITDGSIIGMRAPYLRVGGNKQFEMMADQFFVYDASITASLGRVPIWPYTLYFRMPHKCNGNGGNCPSRSHPVWEMVMNELDRRDDPTFDESLPGCHMVDSCSNIQTGEQFARLLRHNFNRHFNSNRAPLGLHFHASWLKSKKEYREELIKFIEEMLARSDVYFVTMVQVIKWMQTPTELSALRDFQDWKETCDEKGQPYCSLPNACPLTTRELPGETLRLFTCMECPNYYPWLLDPTGDGFTANK